In a single window of the Magnolia sinica isolate HGM2019 chromosome 7, MsV1, whole genome shotgun sequence genome:
- the LOC131250714 gene encoding zinc finger BED domain-containing protein RICESLEEPER 1-like, whose protein sequence is MKLDVTTRWNSTFEMLDSAIALRPAFSHYAEHDSAYIWLPSEDDWSRAESVRKFLSVFYNSTKKFSGCKYPTANIFLPELWKVKDALRKSSSGQDFLHFMIIVVLDPRYKMFMVCFICNRLYGVMGVAEAEKISSAASELYNLYACAAKEQSPHLRPMWGKETSIDEEFDEEESDKIEETVPAAAI, encoded by the exons ATGAAGTTAGATGTCacgacacgttggaattcaacttttgaaatgttggattcagctATAGCTTTGAGACCTGCCttctctcactatgcggagcATGATAGTGCGTATATTTGGCTACCTTCTGAAGATGACTGGTCAAGAGCTGAATCAGTTCGTAAGTTCCTTTCTGTTTTTTACAACAGCACAAAGAAATTTTCAGGCTGCAAGTATCCAACAGCAAATATATTTTTGcctgaactttggaaggtaaaagatgccttgcgTAAAAGTAGTAGTGGACAAGACTTTTTACACTTCATGATCATAG ttgttcttgatcctcggtaCAAGATGTTTATGGTTTGCTTCATATGTAATAGGTTGTATGGTGTGATGGGTGTTGCTGAGGCCGAAAAGATTTCTAGTGCAGCCAGTGAATTATACAATTTGTATGCATGTGCCgcaaaagaacaatctcctcat CTGCGTCCGATGTGGGGGAAAGAGacctctattgatgaggagttcgatgaagaggagagtgataAGATTGAAGAGACAGTGCCTGCAGCTGCAATATGA